In one window of Mus pahari chromosome 3, PAHARI_EIJ_v1.1, whole genome shotgun sequence DNA:
- the Nxph2 gene encoding neurexophilin-2 — protein sequence MSLRLLPLLVVPGLLQLLFCDSEEAIHTKESVDWEDRTVPGTLVGNLFHSRITSPLHLFVKQPPDPKPAYADNTKNFWDWLANITEIQEQLARTKRRPIVKTGKFKKLFGWGDFHSNIKTVKLNLLITGKIVDHGNGTFSVYFRHNSTGLGNVSVSLVPPSKVVEFEISPQSPLETKESKSFNCHIEYEKTDRAKKTALCNFSPSKICYQEQTQSHVSWLCSKPFKVICIHIIFYSVDYKLVQKVCPDYNYHSETPYLSFG from the coding sequence CTATTTTGTGACAGTGAAGAAGCGATACACACTAAAGAGAGTGTGGACTGGGAAGACAGAACTGTTCCTGGAACATTGGTTGGAAATCTGTTCCATTCAAGGATTACCAGTCCTCTGCATCTATTTGTTAAACAGCCTCCAGATCCAAAGCCAGCATATGCAGACAACACGAAAAACTTCTGGGACTGGCTGGCAAACATAACAGAAATCCAGGAGCAACTAGCAAGAACTAAAAGACGGCCAATAGTGAAgactggaaaatttaaaaaattgtttgggTGGGGTGATTTCCACTCTAACATTAAAACTGTCAAACTTAACTTGCTCATCACAGGAAAAATTGTTGATCATGGAAATGGAACATTCAGTGTTTATTTCCGACACAATTCAACAGGTCTGGGCAATGTTTCAGTGAGCTTGGTACCTCCCTCTAAAGTAGTAGAATTTGAAATATCCCCCCAGTCTCCCTTGGAGACTAAGGAATCCAAATCTTTTAACTGCCATATTGAGTATGAGAAAACAGATCGGGCAAAGAAGACTGCTTTGTGCAATTTCAGCCCATCCAAAATCTGCTACCAGGAGCAGACTCAGAGTCATGTGTCCTGGTTATGTTCCAAACCATTTAAGGTTATCTGCATTCACATTATCTTTTACAGTGTTGATTATAAACTTGTACAAAAGGTTTGTCCTGACTACAATTACCATAGTGAGACACCATACTTATCTTTTGGATAA